From a single Arachis hypogaea cultivar Tifrunner chromosome 3, arahy.Tifrunner.gnm2.J5K5, whole genome shotgun sequence genomic region:
- the LOC112791493 gene encoding MACPF domain-containing protein NSL1 isoform X1, translating into MPVSSDHAALLGTLSPQSAAEKAVQSIGLGYDVCRDIRFSACKDRLLQLDHNHTRDLLFPAGVIVPDVPTSVKCHQGDRFRASSGFLSFQQMSEFFNEKLSLSGKIPSGLFNAMFDMRNSWKKDAASTKSLAFDGCFITLYNVELDTNNRTHLTLSQDVKRAVPTSWNPAALAEFIQKYGTHIVVGIKMGGMDVVHIKQLKTSDVGPNEMETLLQQLANERFSEDLNRSSNGKTVKISGKLQDDQYMPWEQHLALAASVRPNVTSHSNNEDVISISVRRGGIVGIGQHHNQWISTISESPNVISMSLVPITSLLPSDRGYGFLRHAVNLYITYKPPTEELHQFLQFQLPREWALGVGPRRRKGKSPALQFSFMGSKLYVNTAKVNSGRRPVTGICLFLEGRKSDHLGIHLQHLANLPSIIQILGNHDLEYADDSLDKAYFEPVSSKMFSHVCTAPVECLDSHTGGYACIVTKAWFEVRLIKRKKVLFLRFEYSILSSSIIRRSEWSGTSSIVRKSGFFSTLLSTRLSKGLHQIETDPKPLKDDASNAVGYHGESNTDQPVPTKPPKMLRFVDTKEVVRGPEDMPGHWMVTGARLCVQDGKISIKVKHSLLDYPDMDN; encoded by the exons ATGCCTGTAAGCTCGGATCATGCTGCACTGTTAGGGACTCTGTCGCCGCAATCGGCCGCCGAGAAAGCCGTGCAGTCAATTGGACTTGGATATGACGTGTGCAGGGACATCCGTTTTAGTGCTTGCAAGGACAGGCTCCTCCAACTTGACCACAACCACACCAGGGACCTGCTGTTCCCTGCCGGCGTTATCGTTCCCGACGTTCCCACCTCCGTCAAGTGCCACCAAGGCGACCGATTCAGAGCTTCCTCTGGCTTCCTCTCCTTCCAACAG ATGTCTGAGTTTTTTAATGAAAAACTCTCTTTATCTGGGAAGATCCCATCAGGCCTATTCAATGCTATGTTTGACATGAGAAACAGCTGGAAGAAAGATGCAGCTTCCACCAAAAGCCTAGCCTTTGATGGCTGCTTCATAACTTTGTATAACGTTGAGTTGGATACAAATAATAGAACCCACTTAACTCTTTCTCAAGATGTTAAACGAGCAGTGCCTACTTCATGGAACCCTGCTGCCCTTGCTGA GTTCATTCAGAAATATGGTACTCATATAGTGGTTGGCATAAAAATGGGAGGAATGGATGTGGTTCACATCAAGCAGTTAAAAACTTCAGATGTCGGCCCCAATGAGATGGAGACATTGCTTCAGCAACTAGCTAATGAGAGGTTCTCGGAAGATTTAAATAGAAGTTCTAATGGAAAAACTGTTAAAATATCAGGAAAACTACAG GATGATCAGTATATGCCCTGGGAACAGCATTTAGCTCTCGCTGCTTCTGTTCGACCAAATGTAACAAGCCACTCCAACAATGAG GATGTCATAAGCATTTCAGTTCGAAGGGGAGGTATTGTTGGCATTGGGCAACACCATAATCAGTGGATATCGACAATATCTGAGTCACCTAATGTCATATCAATGTCATTAGTGCCTATTACATCATTATTGCCTTCTGATCGAGGCTATGGATTTCTAAGGCATGCGGTGAATTTATATATTACAT ATAAACCGCCTACAGAGGAACTTCATCAATTTCTACAATTTCAGCTGCCTCGGGAATGGGCTCTTGGAGTTGGTCCCAGGCGTAGAAAAGGCAAATCTCCAGCACTCCAATTCTCATTCATGGGGTCAAAGCTTTATGTTAATACTGCAAAG GTTAACAGTGGACGTAGGCCCGTAACAGGTATTTGCTTGTTTTTGGAAGGCAGAAAGAGTGACCACCTGGGAATCCATCTGCAACATCTTGCCAATCTTCCCAGCATTATTCAAATCTTGGGCAACCATGACCTTGAGTATGCAGATGATTCACTTGACAAAGCCTACTTTGAACCAGTTAGCTCCAAAATGTTTTCACATGTGTGCACTGCCCCAGTAGAATGCCTTGATTCTCATACTGGAGGTTATGCATGCATAGTGACAAAGGCCTGGTTTGAGGTTAGGCttattaaaagaaagaaagttcTTTTTTTGAGGTTTGAATATTCAATTTTATCGTCGTCCATAATTCGCAGATCGGAATGGAGTGGTACTTCATCCATAGTAAGAAAATCTGGGTTCTTTTCAACGTTGTTGAGCACAAGGCTTAGTAAGGGGTTGCATCAGATTGAGACTGATCCAAAGCCGCTAAAAGATGATGCATCTAACGCAGTAGGTTATCATGGTGAGTCTAATACCGACCAACCTGTGCCGACAAAGCCTCCTAAGATGTTGAGGTTTGTGGACACCAAGGAAGTTGTCAGGGGTCCAGAAGACATGCCTGGACATTGGATGGTCACTGGAGCCAGGCTCTGTGTACAAGATGGCAAAATCTCCATCAAGGTCAAGCATTCCTTGTTGGATTATCCGGATATGGACAATTAA
- the LOC112791493 gene encoding MACPF domain-containing protein NSL1 isoform X2, which produces MPVSSDHAALLGTLSPQSAAEKAVQSIGLGYDVCRDIRFSACKDRLLQLDHNHTRDLLFPAGVIVPDVPTSVKCHQGDRFRASSGFLSFQQMSEFFNEKLSLSGKIPSGLFNAMFDMRNSWKKDAASTKSLAFDGCFITLYNVELDTNNRTHLTLSQDVKRAVPTSWNPAALAEFIQKYGTHIVVGIKMGGMDVVHIKQLKTSDVGPNEMETLLQQLANERFSEDLNRSSNGKTVKISGKLQDDQYMPWEQHLALAASVRPNVTSHSNNEDVISISVRRGGIVGIGQHHNQWISTISESPNVISMSLVPITSLLPSDRGYGFLRHAVNLYITYKPPTEELHQFLQFQLPREWALGVGPRRRKGKSPALQFSFMGSKLYVNTAKVNSGRRPVTGICLFLEGRKSDHLGIHLQHLANLPSIIQILGNHDLESEWSGTSSIVRKSGFFSTLLSTRLSKGLHQIETDPKPLKDDASNAVGYHGESNTDQPVPTKPPKMLRFVDTKEVVRGPEDMPGHWMVTGARLCVQDGKISIKVKHSLLDYPDMDN; this is translated from the exons ATGCCTGTAAGCTCGGATCATGCTGCACTGTTAGGGACTCTGTCGCCGCAATCGGCCGCCGAGAAAGCCGTGCAGTCAATTGGACTTGGATATGACGTGTGCAGGGACATCCGTTTTAGTGCTTGCAAGGACAGGCTCCTCCAACTTGACCACAACCACACCAGGGACCTGCTGTTCCCTGCCGGCGTTATCGTTCCCGACGTTCCCACCTCCGTCAAGTGCCACCAAGGCGACCGATTCAGAGCTTCCTCTGGCTTCCTCTCCTTCCAACAG ATGTCTGAGTTTTTTAATGAAAAACTCTCTTTATCTGGGAAGATCCCATCAGGCCTATTCAATGCTATGTTTGACATGAGAAACAGCTGGAAGAAAGATGCAGCTTCCACCAAAAGCCTAGCCTTTGATGGCTGCTTCATAACTTTGTATAACGTTGAGTTGGATACAAATAATAGAACCCACTTAACTCTTTCTCAAGATGTTAAACGAGCAGTGCCTACTTCATGGAACCCTGCTGCCCTTGCTGA GTTCATTCAGAAATATGGTACTCATATAGTGGTTGGCATAAAAATGGGAGGAATGGATGTGGTTCACATCAAGCAGTTAAAAACTTCAGATGTCGGCCCCAATGAGATGGAGACATTGCTTCAGCAACTAGCTAATGAGAGGTTCTCGGAAGATTTAAATAGAAGTTCTAATGGAAAAACTGTTAAAATATCAGGAAAACTACAG GATGATCAGTATATGCCCTGGGAACAGCATTTAGCTCTCGCTGCTTCTGTTCGACCAAATGTAACAAGCCACTCCAACAATGAG GATGTCATAAGCATTTCAGTTCGAAGGGGAGGTATTGTTGGCATTGGGCAACACCATAATCAGTGGATATCGACAATATCTGAGTCACCTAATGTCATATCAATGTCATTAGTGCCTATTACATCATTATTGCCTTCTGATCGAGGCTATGGATTTCTAAGGCATGCGGTGAATTTATATATTACAT ATAAACCGCCTACAGAGGAACTTCATCAATTTCTACAATTTCAGCTGCCTCGGGAATGGGCTCTTGGAGTTGGTCCCAGGCGTAGAAAAGGCAAATCTCCAGCACTCCAATTCTCATTCATGGGGTCAAAGCTTTATGTTAATACTGCAAAG GTTAACAGTGGACGTAGGCCCGTAACAGGTATTTGCTTGTTTTTGGAAGGCAGAAAGAGTGACCACCTGGGAATCCATCTGCAACATCTTGCCAATCTTCCCAGCATTATTCAAATCTTGGGCAACCATGACCTTGA ATCGGAATGGAGTGGTACTTCATCCATAGTAAGAAAATCTGGGTTCTTTTCAACGTTGTTGAGCACAAGGCTTAGTAAGGGGTTGCATCAGATTGAGACTGATCCAAAGCCGCTAAAAGATGATGCATCTAACGCAGTAGGTTATCATGGTGAGTCTAATACCGACCAACCTGTGCCGACAAAGCCTCCTAAGATGTTGAGGTTTGTGGACACCAAGGAAGTTGTCAGGGGTCCAGAAGACATGCCTGGACATTGGATGGTCACTGGAGCCAGGCTCTGTGTACAAGATGGCAAAATCTCCATCAAGGTCAAGCATTCCTTGTTGGATTATCCGGATATGGACAATTAA
- the LOC112791493 gene encoding MACPF domain-containing protein NSL1 isoform X3, with protein sequence MPVSSDHAALLGTLSPQSAAEKAVQSIGLGYDVCRDIRFSACKDRLLQLDHNHTRDLLFPAGVIVPDVPTSVKCHQGDRFRASSGFLSFQQMSEFFNEKLSLSGKIPSGLFNAMFDMRNSWKKDAASTKSLAFDGCFITLYNVELDTNNRTHLTLSQDVKRAVPTSWNPAALAEFIQKYGTHIVVGIKMGGMDVVHIKQLKTSDVGPNEMETLLQQLANERFSEDLNRSSNGKTVKISGKLQDDQYMPWEQHLALAASVRPNVTSHSNNEDVISISVRRGGIVGIGQHHNQWISTISESPNVISMSLVPITSLLPSDRGYGFLRHAVNLYITYKPPTEELHQFLQFQLPREWALGVGPRRRKGKSPALQFSFMGSKLYVNTAKVNSGRRPVTGICLFLEGRKSDHLGIHLQHLANLPSIIQILGNHDLEYADDSLDKAYFEPVSSKMFSHVCTAPVECLDSHTGGYACIVTKAWFEIGMEWYFIHSKKIWVLFNVVEHKA encoded by the exons ATGCCTGTAAGCTCGGATCATGCTGCACTGTTAGGGACTCTGTCGCCGCAATCGGCCGCCGAGAAAGCCGTGCAGTCAATTGGACTTGGATATGACGTGTGCAGGGACATCCGTTTTAGTGCTTGCAAGGACAGGCTCCTCCAACTTGACCACAACCACACCAGGGACCTGCTGTTCCCTGCCGGCGTTATCGTTCCCGACGTTCCCACCTCCGTCAAGTGCCACCAAGGCGACCGATTCAGAGCTTCCTCTGGCTTCCTCTCCTTCCAACAG ATGTCTGAGTTTTTTAATGAAAAACTCTCTTTATCTGGGAAGATCCCATCAGGCCTATTCAATGCTATGTTTGACATGAGAAACAGCTGGAAGAAAGATGCAGCTTCCACCAAAAGCCTAGCCTTTGATGGCTGCTTCATAACTTTGTATAACGTTGAGTTGGATACAAATAATAGAACCCACTTAACTCTTTCTCAAGATGTTAAACGAGCAGTGCCTACTTCATGGAACCCTGCTGCCCTTGCTGA GTTCATTCAGAAATATGGTACTCATATAGTGGTTGGCATAAAAATGGGAGGAATGGATGTGGTTCACATCAAGCAGTTAAAAACTTCAGATGTCGGCCCCAATGAGATGGAGACATTGCTTCAGCAACTAGCTAATGAGAGGTTCTCGGAAGATTTAAATAGAAGTTCTAATGGAAAAACTGTTAAAATATCAGGAAAACTACAG GATGATCAGTATATGCCCTGGGAACAGCATTTAGCTCTCGCTGCTTCTGTTCGACCAAATGTAACAAGCCACTCCAACAATGAG GATGTCATAAGCATTTCAGTTCGAAGGGGAGGTATTGTTGGCATTGGGCAACACCATAATCAGTGGATATCGACAATATCTGAGTCACCTAATGTCATATCAATGTCATTAGTGCCTATTACATCATTATTGCCTTCTGATCGAGGCTATGGATTTCTAAGGCATGCGGTGAATTTATATATTACAT ATAAACCGCCTACAGAGGAACTTCATCAATTTCTACAATTTCAGCTGCCTCGGGAATGGGCTCTTGGAGTTGGTCCCAGGCGTAGAAAAGGCAAATCTCCAGCACTCCAATTCTCATTCATGGGGTCAAAGCTTTATGTTAATACTGCAAAG GTTAACAGTGGACGTAGGCCCGTAACAGGTATTTGCTTGTTTTTGGAAGGCAGAAAGAGTGACCACCTGGGAATCCATCTGCAACATCTTGCCAATCTTCCCAGCATTATTCAAATCTTGGGCAACCATGACCTTGAGTATGCAGATGATTCACTTGACAAAGCCTACTTTGAACCAGTTAGCTCCAAAATGTTTTCACATGTGTGCACTGCCCCAGTAGAATGCCTTGATTCTCATACTGGAGGTTATGCATGCATAGTGACAAAGGCCTGGTTTGAG ATCGGAATGGAGTGGTACTTCATCCATAGTAAGAAAATCTGGGTTCTTTTCAACGTTGTTGAGCACAAGGCTTAG